A genomic window from Gambusia affinis linkage group LG16, SWU_Gaff_1.0, whole genome shotgun sequence includes:
- the gphna gene encoding gephyrin a isoform X2, with protein MAADGMVLTNHDHQTRVGILTVSDSCFKNLAEDRSGVNLKDLVHDPSLLGGVIAAYKIVPDEIEEIKETLLEWCDEQELNLILTTGGTGFAPRDVTPEATREVIEREAPGMALAMLMGSLNVTPLGMLSRPVCGIRGKTLIINLPGSKKGSQECFQFILPALPHAVDLLREAAVRIKCTHAALEPMPSLLTNTHANTHTMERGTQCEEEDEDEEDRRRGRHNHHQHHQHGSSHITVAAIAAKIPDSIISRGVQVLPRDSASLSSTPSESPRATQATSRLSTASCPTPKVQSRCGSNENILRASHSAVDISKVARRHRMSPFPLTSMDKAFITVLEMTPILGIEIINYRDGLGRVLAQDIYAKDNLPPFPASVKDGYAVRAADGPGDRFILGESQAGQQPTHTVMPGQVMRVTTGAPIPCGADAVVQVEDTELLRESEDGTEELEVRIMVQARPGQDIRPIGHDIRRGECVLSKGTHMGPSEIGLLATVGVTEVSVHKFPVVAVMSTGNELLNPEDDLHPGKIRDSNRSTLLATIQEHGYPTINLGIVGDNPDDLLSALHEGISRADVIITSGGVSMGEKDYLKQVLDIDLHAQIHFGRVFMKPGLPTTFATVDIDGTRKLIFALPGNPVSAVVTCNLFVIPALRKMQGVLDPRPTIIKARLSCDVKLDPRPEYHRCILTWHHQEPLPWAQSTGNQVSSRLMSMRSANGLLMLPPKTEQYVELHKGEVVDVMVIGRL; from the exons ATGGCGGCGGATGGGATGGTGCTCACTAACCACGACCATCAGACCCGAGTGGGAATCCTGACTG TCAGTGACAGCTGCTTCAAGAACCTGGCAGAAGACAGGAGTGGAGTGAACCTGAAGGACCTGGTCCATGACCCGTCACT GCTGGGAGGAGTCATTGCAGCCTATAAAATAGTTCCAGATGAGATCGAGGAAATCAAG GAAACTCTTCTGGAGTGGTGTGATGAGCAGGAGCTGAATCTCATTCTGACCACAGGAGGAACTGGTTTTGCACCACGAGATGTTACACCAGAG GCGACCAGGGAGGTGATCGAGCGAGAGGCCCCAGGGATGGCTCTGGCCATGCTGATGGGATCCCTCAATGTTACTCCTCTGGGAATGCTTTCCAG GCCAGTTTGTGGTATTCGTGGTAAAACGCTGATCATCAACCTTCCAGGCAGCAAGAAAGGCTCCCAG GAGTGTTTCCAGTTCATCCTCCCCGCTCTGCCTCACGCCGTCGACCTGCTGCGCGAAGCCGCCGTTCGCATTAAATGCACGCACGCCGCCCTGGAGCCGATGCCCTCCCTACTGACCAATACGcatgccaacacacacaccatggAGCGCGGCACCCAGTGCGAGGAAGAGGACGAAGACGAAGAGGACAGGAGGAGAGGACGGCATAaccaccaccagcaccaccagcaCGGCTCGTCCCACATCACTGTGGCCGCTATCGCCGCAAAG ATCCCAGACTCAATCATTTCCCGAGGCGTTCAGGTGCTTCCTCGAGACTCAGCGTCTTTAAGCTCCACCCCCTCTGAGTCGCCGCGGGCGACGCAGGCGACGTCCCGCCTGTCCACTGCCTCCTGCCCTACGCCCAAG GTCCAGTCCCGATGCGGCAGCAATGAGAACATCCTGAGAGCCA GCCACAGCGCCGTGGACATCAGCAAGGTGGCGCGGCGCCACCGCATGTCGCCGTTCCCGCTGACCTCCATGGACAAGGCCTTCATCACGGTGCTGGAGATGACGCCCATCCTGGGCATCGAGATCATCAACTACAGAG ACGGTTTGGGCCGGGTTCTCGCTCAGGACATCTACGCCAAAGACAACCTGCCTCCGTTCCCGGCCTCGGTGAAGGATGGCTATGCCGTGCGGG CTGCTGACGGACCTGGAGACCGTTTCATCTTGGGGGAGTCGCAGGCCGGACAGCAG cccACCCACACCGTGATGCCGGGTCAGGTGATGAGGGTCACAACCGGCGCTCCGATCCCATGTGGCGCCGACGCCGTGGTCCAGGTGGAGGACACGGAGCTGCTGAGGGAGTCAGAGGAC GGCACAGAGGAGCTGGAGGTGAGGATCATGGTCCAGGCCCGGCCAGGACAGGACATCAG gCCGATCGGCCATGACATCAGGAGGGGGGAGTGTGTTCTGTCCAAAGGGACCCATATGGGTCCCTCAGAGATCGGCCTGCTAGCCACCGTGGGGGTCACCGAGGTCAGCGTGCACAAGTTCCCCGTGGTGGCCGTCATGTCCACTGGAAATGAG CTGCTGAACCCAGAGGACGACCTCCACCCCGGGAAGATCCGGGACTCGAACCGCTCCACCTTGCTGGCCACCATCCAGGAGCACGGCTACCCCACCATCAACCTGGGCATCGTCGGAGACAA CCCTGACGACCTGCTGTCGGCGCTGCACGAGGGGATCAGCCGCGCTGACGTCATTATCACCTCAGGGGGCGTGTCCATGGGGGAGAAG GATTACCTGAAGCAGGTGCTGGACATCGACCTGCACGCTCAGATCCACTTCGGACGCGTCTTCATGAAGCCGGG TCTGCCTACCACCTTCGCCACCGTCGACATCGATGGAACCAGGAAGCTCATCTTTGCACTGCCAG GTAACCCGGTGTCGGCGGTGGTCACCTGCAACCTGTTTGTGATCCCGGCTCTGAGGAAGATGCAGGGCGTTCTGGACCCCCGGCCCACCATCATCAAAGCCCGG CTGTCCTGTGACGTGAAGCTGGACCCCCGACCCGAATACCACCGCTGCATCCTGACCTGGCACCACCAGGAGCCGCTGCCCTGGGCCCAGAGCACAG GGAACCAGGTGTCCAGCCGCCTCATGTCCATGCGGAGCGCCAACGGGCTGCTGATGCTGCCGCCCAAGACCGAGCAGTACGTGGAGCTGCACAAGGGCGAGGTGGTGGACGTCATGGTGATCGGCCGGCTATGA
- the gphna gene encoding gephyrin a isoform X1, which yields MAADGMVLTNHDHQTRVGILTVSDSCFKNLAEDRSGVNLKDLVHDPSLLGGVIAAYKIVPDEIEEIKETLLEWCDEQELNLILTTGGTGFAPRDVTPEATREVIEREAPGMALAMLMGSLNVTPLGMLSRPVCGIRGKTLIINLPGSKKGSQECFQFILPALPHAVDLLREAAVRIKCTHAALEPMPSLLTNTHANTHTMERGTQCEEEDEDEEDRRRGRHNHHQHHQHGSSHITVAAIAAKTNHVAVMAKGAPYLPGNTPAPPSHFTCSHQIPDSIISRGVQVLPRDSASLSSTPSESPRATQATSRLSTASCPTPKVQSRCGSNENILRASHSAVDISKVARRHRMSPFPLTSMDKAFITVLEMTPILGIEIINYRDGLGRVLAQDIYAKDNLPPFPASVKDGYAVRAADGPGDRFILGESQAGQQPTHTVMPGQVMRVTTGAPIPCGADAVVQVEDTELLRESEDGTEELEVRIMVQARPGQDIRPIGHDIRRGECVLSKGTHMGPSEIGLLATVGVTEVSVHKFPVVAVMSTGNELLNPEDDLHPGKIRDSNRSTLLATIQEHGYPTINLGIVGDNPDDLLSALHEGISRADVIITSGGVSMGEKDYLKQVLDIDLHAQIHFGRVFMKPGLPTTFATVDIDGTRKLIFALPGNPVSAVVTCNLFVIPALRKMQGVLDPRPTIIKARLSCDVKLDPRPEYHRCILTWHHQEPLPWAQSTGNQVSSRLMSMRSANGLLMLPPKTEQYVELHKGEVVDVMVIGRL from the exons ATGGCGGCGGATGGGATGGTGCTCACTAACCACGACCATCAGACCCGAGTGGGAATCCTGACTG TCAGTGACAGCTGCTTCAAGAACCTGGCAGAAGACAGGAGTGGAGTGAACCTGAAGGACCTGGTCCATGACCCGTCACT GCTGGGAGGAGTCATTGCAGCCTATAAAATAGTTCCAGATGAGATCGAGGAAATCAAG GAAACTCTTCTGGAGTGGTGTGATGAGCAGGAGCTGAATCTCATTCTGACCACAGGAGGAACTGGTTTTGCACCACGAGATGTTACACCAGAG GCGACCAGGGAGGTGATCGAGCGAGAGGCCCCAGGGATGGCTCTGGCCATGCTGATGGGATCCCTCAATGTTACTCCTCTGGGAATGCTTTCCAG GCCAGTTTGTGGTATTCGTGGTAAAACGCTGATCATCAACCTTCCAGGCAGCAAGAAAGGCTCCCAG GAGTGTTTCCAGTTCATCCTCCCCGCTCTGCCTCACGCCGTCGACCTGCTGCGCGAAGCCGCCGTTCGCATTAAATGCACGCACGCCGCCCTGGAGCCGATGCCCTCCCTACTGACCAATACGcatgccaacacacacaccatggAGCGCGGCACCCAGTGCGAGGAAGAGGACGAAGACGAAGAGGACAGGAGGAGAGGACGGCATAaccaccaccagcaccaccagcaCGGCTCGTCCCACATCACTGTGGCCGCTATCGCCGCAAAG ACGAATCATGTGGCGGTCATGGCTAAGGGCGCCCCCTACCTGCCTGGAAACACACCTGCCCCTCCCTCTCATTTCACCTGTTCCCATCAG ATCCCAGACTCAATCATTTCCCGAGGCGTTCAGGTGCTTCCTCGAGACTCAGCGTCTTTAAGCTCCACCCCCTCTGAGTCGCCGCGGGCGACGCAGGCGACGTCCCGCCTGTCCACTGCCTCCTGCCCTACGCCCAAG GTCCAGTCCCGATGCGGCAGCAATGAGAACATCCTGAGAGCCA GCCACAGCGCCGTGGACATCAGCAAGGTGGCGCGGCGCCACCGCATGTCGCCGTTCCCGCTGACCTCCATGGACAAGGCCTTCATCACGGTGCTGGAGATGACGCCCATCCTGGGCATCGAGATCATCAACTACAGAG ACGGTTTGGGCCGGGTTCTCGCTCAGGACATCTACGCCAAAGACAACCTGCCTCCGTTCCCGGCCTCGGTGAAGGATGGCTATGCCGTGCGGG CTGCTGACGGACCTGGAGACCGTTTCATCTTGGGGGAGTCGCAGGCCGGACAGCAG cccACCCACACCGTGATGCCGGGTCAGGTGATGAGGGTCACAACCGGCGCTCCGATCCCATGTGGCGCCGACGCCGTGGTCCAGGTGGAGGACACGGAGCTGCTGAGGGAGTCAGAGGAC GGCACAGAGGAGCTGGAGGTGAGGATCATGGTCCAGGCCCGGCCAGGACAGGACATCAG gCCGATCGGCCATGACATCAGGAGGGGGGAGTGTGTTCTGTCCAAAGGGACCCATATGGGTCCCTCAGAGATCGGCCTGCTAGCCACCGTGGGGGTCACCGAGGTCAGCGTGCACAAGTTCCCCGTGGTGGCCGTCATGTCCACTGGAAATGAG CTGCTGAACCCAGAGGACGACCTCCACCCCGGGAAGATCCGGGACTCGAACCGCTCCACCTTGCTGGCCACCATCCAGGAGCACGGCTACCCCACCATCAACCTGGGCATCGTCGGAGACAA CCCTGACGACCTGCTGTCGGCGCTGCACGAGGGGATCAGCCGCGCTGACGTCATTATCACCTCAGGGGGCGTGTCCATGGGGGAGAAG GATTACCTGAAGCAGGTGCTGGACATCGACCTGCACGCTCAGATCCACTTCGGACGCGTCTTCATGAAGCCGGG TCTGCCTACCACCTTCGCCACCGTCGACATCGATGGAACCAGGAAGCTCATCTTTGCACTGCCAG GTAACCCGGTGTCGGCGGTGGTCACCTGCAACCTGTTTGTGATCCCGGCTCTGAGGAAGATGCAGGGCGTTCTGGACCCCCGGCCCACCATCATCAAAGCCCGG CTGTCCTGTGACGTGAAGCTGGACCCCCGACCCGAATACCACCGCTGCATCCTGACCTGGCACCACCAGGAGCCGCTGCCCTGGGCCCAGAGCACAG GGAACCAGGTGTCCAGCCGCCTCATGTCCATGCGGAGCGCCAACGGGCTGCTGATGCTGCCGCCCAAGACCGAGCAGTACGTGGAGCTGCACAAGGGCGAGGTGGTGGACGTCATGGTGATCGGCCGGCTATGA
- the gjb9a gene encoding gap junction protein beta 9a: MNWSGLENLLSGVNRYSTAFGRIWLSMVFVFRVMVFVVAAQKVWGDESKDFVCNTKQPGCNNVCYDHIFPISHIRLWALQLIFVTCPSLMVMAHVKYREGKDKKYMEGHPGSHLYANPGKKRGGLWWTYLVSLVFKAGFDTSFLYILYRIYHGYDLPKLSKCSLAPCPNTVDCFISRPTEKKIFMLFMVVSSAICILMCILEMIYLIGKRILKVINIRNENQRVVFADQHELTTIAPPRSQYRRVDPTLTESQLSLSKREKTEGRQKTTLL; the protein is encoded by the exons ATGAACTGGTCTGGACTGGAGAATCTGCTGAGCGGGGTCAATAGGTACTCCACGGCCTTCGGGAGGATCTGGCTGTCCATGGTGTTTGTCTTCCGGGTCATGGTGTTCGTAGTGGCGGCCCAGAAGGTGTGGGGAGACGAGAGTAAGGACTTTGTGTGCAACACCAAACAG CCTGGCTGTAACAACGTCTGCTACGACCATATCTTCCCCATCTCCCACATCCGTCTGTGGGCGCTGCAGCTGATCTTCGTCACCTGCCCGTCTCTGATGGTAATGGCTCATGTTAAATACCGTGAGGGGAAGGACAAGAAGTACATGGAGGGGCACCCAGGCTCTCACCTTTATGCCAACCCCGGCAAGAAGAGAGGAGGTCTGTGGTGGACGTATCTAGTGAGCTTGGTCTTTAAAGCTGGGTTTGACACATCGTTTCTCTATATTCTGTATCGGATCTACCATGGATATGACCTCCCCAA ACTCTCCAAGTGTTCCCTGGCACCGTGTCCCAATACCGTGGACTGCTTCATCAGTCGTCCAACAGAGAAGAAGATCTTCATGCTCTTCATGGTTGTGTCCAGCGCCATCTGCATCTTAATGTGCATCCTTGAGATGATTTACCTTATCGGCAAGCGCATCCTGAAAGTGATAAACATCCGAAACGAGAACCAGAGGGTTGTGTTCGCCGACCAACATGAACTCACCACCATCGCACCTCCCAGGTCCCAGTACCGGAGGGTGGACCCGACGCTAACAGAGAGCCAGCTGAGTTTAAGCAAGCGGGAGAAGACTGAGGGTCGACAGAAAACGACCCTGCTGTAG